Proteins encoded in a region of the Rhodococcus sp. SBT000017 genome:
- a CDS encoding GMC oxidoreductase translates to MDISRRRALQAAALLGVSGASAFLSGARPAAAAPILDPVYRAFVPELWNEPLRAPEHSESIIVGSGFGAAIAARRLTESGSSVTVLERGSQWPLDARRQIFANDFAPDGRAFWRRGGLTPLTGLPMVPTDRFGGIFDVTEHGSIDVWRAAAVGGGSLVFTGVMIAPERRFFDSLFGSTVSYDEMDSIYFPRVRSALRLSSMPDDVYASMPFTHSRIWDAQARRAGYSPRRIDGIWNWDVVRAELSGAARPSATIGESNLGNSNGAKFDLTQNYLADAQRTSRARIHARHEVTAVSRAADGRYVLEVDILDPGASVVESRTLTCDRLFLGAGSMGTSELLVAARDTGALPDLNEHVGQGWGTNGDAALVRGMTPEGNGIVQASPSASRIFDESGSPLTLENWYVPGSPIDMSLIGSLGMVLDSTRGEFVYDRAAGKTQLRWPEQGNRYVEEALRAVHDRIAHTSGVGTGFPLLRVPDVNASFTAHPLGGAVLGKATDGYGRVVGYDGLYVVDGALIPGSTGAVNPSLTIAALAERNIEEIIASGR, encoded by the coding sequence ATGGACATCAGCCGCAGACGTGCACTGCAGGCCGCAGCACTACTGGGTGTGAGCGGAGCGTCGGCATTCCTTTCCGGTGCACGCCCCGCCGCCGCAGCACCCATCCTCGACCCCGTCTACCGAGCCTTCGTGCCAGAGCTGTGGAACGAGCCGCTACGCGCACCCGAGCACTCCGAATCGATCATCGTCGGCTCTGGGTTCGGTGCCGCGATCGCCGCGCGTCGACTGACCGAATCCGGGTCCTCGGTCACCGTCCTCGAACGCGGATCGCAGTGGCCGCTCGATGCGCGACGGCAGATATTCGCCAACGATTTCGCGCCGGACGGTCGTGCCTTCTGGCGGCGCGGTGGCCTGACTCCGTTGACCGGTCTGCCGATGGTGCCGACCGATCGGTTCGGTGGGATATTCGACGTCACCGAGCACGGGTCCATCGACGTGTGGCGCGCGGCGGCCGTCGGTGGCGGCTCGCTGGTGTTCACCGGGGTCATGATCGCCCCCGAGCGTCGATTCTTCGATTCGCTCTTCGGCTCCACCGTCTCGTACGACGAGATGGATTCGATCTATTTCCCGCGAGTGCGTTCGGCGTTACGACTCTCGTCGATGCCCGACGACGTCTATGCCTCCATGCCTTTCACCCACTCCCGCATCTGGGACGCGCAGGCGCGCCGAGCGGGATACTCGCCCAGGCGCATCGACGGCATCTGGAACTGGGATGTGGTGCGCGCGGAATTGTCCGGCGCTGCACGACCTTCCGCGACGATCGGCGAGTCGAATCTCGGAAACTCCAACGGTGCGAAGTTCGACCTGACCCAGAACTACCTGGCCGACGCGCAACGCACCTCTCGCGCGAGGATCCATGCGCGGCACGAAGTCACCGCGGTCTCACGGGCCGCCGACGGCCGGTACGTACTCGAGGTCGACATCCTCGACCCCGGTGCATCCGTCGTCGAATCCCGAACGTTGACGTGCGACCGCCTGTTCCTCGGGGCGGGATCGATGGGCACATCCGAGCTGCTGGTCGCGGCCCGGGACACCGGCGCGCTGCCCGATCTCAACGAACACGTCGGGCAGGGATGGGGTACCAACGGCGACGCCGCTCTCGTACGCGGTATGACCCCGGAGGGCAACGGCATCGTGCAGGCGTCGCCGTCGGCGTCGCGCATCTTCGACGAGTCGGGAAGCCCGCTCACCCTCGAGAACTGGTACGTCCCCGGCTCTCCCATCGACATGTCCCTGATCGGCTCGCTCGGAATGGTGCTGGATTCGACCCGCGGTGAGTTCGTCTACGATCGCGCGGCAGGAAAGACCCAGCTGCGCTGGCCCGAGCAGGGCAACCGGTATGTCGAAGAGGCACTGCGCGCGGTGCACGATCGCATCGCCCACACCTCCGGAGTCGGAACCGGCTTTCCGCTCCTGCGGGTCCCCGACGTCAATGCCTCGTTCACCGCGCATCCTCTCGGTGGCGCGGTGCTGGGCAAGGCGACGGACGGCTACGGACGAGTGGTGGGATACGACGGCCTCTACGTCGTCGACGGCGCTCTGATCCCCGGAAGCACCGGTGCGGTCAATCCGTCACTGACCATCGCCGCTCTCGCAGAACGGAACATCGAGGAGATCATCGCCTCGGGACGGTGA
- a CDS encoding DUF779 domain-containing protein, giving the protein MNDAAQPARLKTTVEAMDLLRRLGGIHGELMMHQSGGCCDGSSPMCYPAGEFIVGDRDVLLGYIDLRLGVGEVPQDLPNGSDGVPVWISGSQFQAWKHTQLVLDVVPGRGGGFSLESPEGVRFLSRGRAYSAEENEILAEHPPLVGVDWEAGRRPEVPADPLVVAEAVDACPVPGMLQG; this is encoded by the coding sequence ATGAACGACGCTGCGCAGCCCGCGCGGCTGAAGACCACCGTCGAGGCGATGGACCTGCTCCGTCGCCTCGGCGGTATCCACGGGGAACTGATGATGCATCAGTCCGGGGGATGCTGTGACGGGTCGTCGCCGATGTGTTATCCCGCAGGCGAATTCATCGTCGGCGACCGGGACGTTCTCCTGGGGTACATCGACCTTCGGCTCGGGGTCGGCGAGGTCCCACAGGACCTGCCGAACGGGAGCGACGGTGTGCCGGTGTGGATCTCGGGATCTCAGTTCCAGGCGTGGAAGCACACTCAACTCGTGCTCGACGTGGTTCCCGGCCGCGGCGGTGGATTCTCTCTCGAATCACCCGAGGGAGTGCGCTTCCTCAGTCGTGGACGCGCGTACTCCGCCGAGGAGAACGAGATCCTCGCGGAGCATCCACCACTGGTCGGTGTCGACTGGGAAGCAGGTCGACGACCGGAGGTTCCCGCAGACCCCTTGGTAGTGGCCGAGGCCGTCGACGCGTGTCCCGTCCCGGGGATGCTCCAGGGCTGA
- a CDS encoding aldehyde dehydrogenase family protein, giving the protein MSVYARPGTADSVMSFQSRYDNWIGGEWVPPVKGQYFENPTPVTGENFCEVARSTSEDIELALDAAHAAAPAWGKTSAAERAVILNKIADRIADNLESIALAESWDNGKPIRETLNADIPLAIDHFRYFAGCIRAQEGSLSEIDSDTVAYHFHEPLGVVGQIIPWNFPILMAVWKLAPALAAGNAVVLKPAEQTPASILHLISIIGDLLPAGVLNIVNGFGVEAGKPLASSPRISKIAFTGETTTGRLIMQYASQNLIPVTLELGGKSPNVFFSDVLQANDDYQDKALEGFTMFALNQGEVCTCPSRSLIQADIFDEFLALAAIRTKAVRQGDPLDTDTMIGAQASNDQLEKILSYIEIGKGEGAQVVTGGERAQLGGDLNGGYYMQPTIFTGKNNMRIFQEEIFGPVVSVTSFTDYDNAIEIANDTLYGLGAGVWSRDGGIAYRAGRDIQAGRVWTNTYHQYPAHAAFGGYKQSGIGRENHKMMLDHYQQTKNLLVSYAQKAQGFF; this is encoded by the coding sequence CTGCGAGGTCGCCCGCTCCACGTCCGAGGATATCGAGCTCGCGCTCGACGCCGCGCACGCCGCCGCTCCCGCGTGGGGCAAGACCTCCGCCGCCGAGCGCGCGGTGATCCTCAACAAGATCGCCGACCGCATCGCCGACAACCTCGAGTCCATCGCACTGGCGGAGTCCTGGGACAACGGCAAGCCGATCCGCGAAACACTCAACGCCGATATCCCCCTGGCTATCGATCACTTCCGGTACTTCGCCGGCTGCATCCGCGCGCAGGAGGGCTCGCTCTCCGAAATCGACAGCGACACAGTGGCTTACCACTTCCACGAGCCGCTCGGAGTCGTCGGGCAGATCATCCCGTGGAACTTCCCGATCCTCATGGCCGTCTGGAAGCTCGCACCCGCTCTCGCGGCCGGTAACGCCGTGGTGCTCAAGCCCGCCGAGCAGACTCCCGCGTCGATCCTGCACCTGATCTCGATCATCGGCGACCTGCTGCCCGCAGGCGTGCTCAACATCGTCAACGGATTCGGCGTCGAGGCAGGCAAGCCGCTGGCGTCGAGCCCGCGTATCTCCAAGATCGCGTTCACCGGCGAGACCACCACCGGCCGCCTCATCATGCAGTACGCCTCGCAGAACCTGATTCCGGTGACGCTGGAACTCGGCGGCAAGAGCCCCAACGTCTTCTTCTCCGACGTGCTGCAGGCCAACGACGACTACCAGGACAAGGCCCTCGAAGGCTTCACGATGTTCGCCCTCAACCAGGGCGAAGTGTGCACCTGCCCGTCGCGCTCGCTGATCCAGGCGGACATCTTCGACGAGTTCCTCGCCCTCGCTGCCATCCGCACCAAGGCTGTGCGACAGGGAGATCCGCTCGACACCGACACCATGATCGGCGCGCAGGCATCGAACGATCAGCTCGAGAAGATCCTCTCGTACATCGAGATCGGCAAGGGCGAAGGCGCACAGGTCGTCACCGGCGGCGAGCGCGCGCAGCTCGGCGGCGACCTCAACGGCGGCTACTACATGCAGCCCACCATCTTCACCGGCAAGAACAACATGCGCATCTTCCAGGAGGAGATCTTCGGGCCGGTCGTCTCGGTCACGTCGTTCACCGACTACGACAACGCCATCGAGATCGCCAACGACACCCTGTACGGGCTCGGCGCAGGCGTCTGGTCTCGCGACGGCGGTATCGCCTACCGTGCCGGTCGCGATATTCAGGCCGGTCGCGTGTGGACCAACACGTACCACCAGTACCCCGCGCACGCCGCGTTCGGTGGCTACAAGCAGTCCGGTATCGGCCGCGAGAACCACAAGATGATGCTCGATCACTACCAGCAGACCAAGAACCTGCTCGTCAGCTACGCCCAGAAGGCCCAGGGCTTCTTCTGA